One Oryza glaberrima chromosome 10, OglaRS2, whole genome shotgun sequence DNA segment encodes these proteins:
- the LOC127753260 gene encoding uncharacterized protein LOC127753260, with translation MALVGCSNGEAAAPAATWTPPYCTVVAADMSDFCYLSCPRCERALPDHADACAACTGRGGGGGPVPARVYRLRASVATHDRVVPVVLFDRAARVLVGCPADELARFFAAHAGAARAAEEALEGEACRVAMRAFAKGAAERFRAVSVVPLRDGFRPLIDTLRELYCTADPTPATSPPPRLEVAESIFQF, from the coding sequence ATGGCTCTCGTCGGCTGCAgcaacggcgaggcggcggcgccggcggcgacgtggacGCCGCCGTACTGCACCGTCGTGGCGGCCGACATGTCCGACTTCTGCTACCTCTCCTGCCCGCGCTGCGAGCGGGCGCTCCCGGACCACGCCGACGCATGCGCCGCCTgcaccggccgcggcggcggcggaggcccgGTGCCCGCGCGCGTCTACCGCCTGCGCGCCTCCGTGGCCACCCACGACCGCGTCGTGCCCGTCGTGCTCTTCGACCGCGCGGCGCGCGTGCTGGTCGGCTGccccgccgacgagctcgcgcGCTTCTTCGCGGCGCACGCGggggccgcgcgcgccgcggaggaggcccTGGAGGGGGAGGCGTGCCGCGTGGCGATGCGCGCGTTCGCGAAGGGAGCCGCCGAGCGGTTCCGCGCCGTCTCCGTCGTGCCTCTCCGCGACGGGTTCCGCCCCCTCATCGACACCCTGAGGGAGCTGTACTGCACGGCTGATCCCACACCGGCGACGTCGCCACCTCCTCGCTTGGAG